A single Henriciella sp. AS95 DNA region contains:
- a CDS encoding YdbH domain-containing protein, with product MQSHLLNWRKWQFWLGLVVLLLVLTLVSAWLLRVQIAQYGVRQWCQSQSLTCSASISDLGFSRIRATSVSVKSATDEVPFEAEEAVIALDWPGLFKPAVKSVELRSPILRGTYSEDAITFGGLEKFASGESSSAAAPSFNVRDARIELMTPAGPVAMTGEASGQMPLQVDLQAEIEPVELETDGNRLDIREGSINLSIVGLKIAGQAEFELAEATFDTLEASDIKLSANMEEGILPAIDWSASASAFERPGLSLSDAEFAGTLSLANPLEKAENASWLSRIKTGTAEGSVRSLKWLDNSADAIELTLETERADSKLKTNYGLIVSGVDRPDVTADELTLSGDATSDDTFKTVDARGDLSFKGVSIPPAYRADLLSSLQLGGPFEAHSAALRRALSDALVDVGGGTGFKLTLEDGGYWSVVSTRAMSIKSADGTHLAINPQNAKPALNVADEGVELAGLVTLDGPHVPKLVVDLSRASLGSDLTIETGGVTLSPWTAGGLTLSSDLNEVHFERADGTPRLQAVGELRVDGKLYGQDFAKTRVFGGIDAAGGSSLRVQTLREPCLGFDTQGIRTGADYAIEPVSLQLCPRDGRVVRPVAGGSAGTIDLGAVKLPFRGESTSGTLSLQQAVLDWSATSTARLDLKGQQMSLPLQIGEKTLIINSTEPEIALTTTSPVALNASTGASTFSGTLVPADISLDQLTLSATLPSTGIEGDATATGVEVRDRGEDPLYLPLRGDLSAIFDNGIMQLSGPITTRPAGQKIADVNLELDILALDGTASVITPDLTFMPRGFQPTALSDRVRGFLSNARGTLKASAEFVIAAGSTTGTGWVSAEDFGFDTLRLGAVNDVNGRIEFDDIMQLTTPPGQEIRIGQISPGIPLRDGRIRFQLNEGLEATIEDARWPFAGGEIFTGGSSWTIAGTRDVIEITASALELAQIVSIFDLPDVKAQGTVTGSFPVEIIGPNTFIRNATLTADSEGGTIAYTGDVGDAAAAADERVSMAFDALKDFRFSVLEIGADGNLSGDILITMRLVGKSPEVLDGAPFAFNIGIDSKLMQLIRTGRSITSSDWLADVAAESVKNSNTADTGSAAPEQ from the coding sequence ATGCAAAGCCATCTTCTAAACTGGCGAAAATGGCAATTCTGGCTCGGACTTGTTGTCCTGCTGCTCGTCCTGACGCTGGTTTCTGCATGGTTACTTCGCGTCCAGATCGCCCAATATGGCGTTCGCCAGTGGTGCCAGTCCCAATCACTGACCTGCTCGGCCAGCATTTCAGACCTCGGCTTCTCACGCATTCGTGCCACATCGGTTTCTGTTAAGTCGGCAACAGACGAAGTCCCTTTCGAAGCCGAGGAAGCCGTCATTGCGCTGGACTGGCCGGGCCTGTTCAAACCCGCTGTAAAATCAGTAGAGCTCCGCTCGCCAATTCTGAGGGGCACTTACAGCGAAGATGCCATCACCTTTGGCGGCCTTGAAAAATTTGCCTCCGGAGAGAGCTCGTCAGCCGCCGCTCCGAGCTTCAATGTCAGGGATGCCCGTATCGAACTGATGACGCCAGCCGGGCCGGTCGCGATGACGGGTGAAGCGAGCGGCCAGATGCCCCTCCAGGTCGACCTTCAGGCAGAGATCGAGCCTGTGGAGCTTGAAACCGACGGCAACCGCCTGGACATCCGCGAAGGCAGCATCAATCTCTCCATCGTCGGCCTTAAGATAGCCGGCCAGGCAGAGTTCGAACTTGCGGAGGCGACGTTCGATACGCTCGAAGCCTCGGACATCAAACTCAGTGCCAATATGGAGGAAGGGATCCTCCCGGCCATTGACTGGTCAGCATCAGCCAGCGCCTTCGAGCGCCCCGGCCTGTCGCTGTCGGACGCGGAATTTGCCGGGACGCTGTCGCTCGCAAACCCACTGGAGAAGGCCGAAAACGCCTCTTGGCTGAGCCGCATCAAGACCGGGACCGCCGAAGGCAGCGTTAGGTCTCTGAAATGGCTCGACAACAGCGCTGACGCCATAGAGCTAACGCTCGAAACCGAGCGCGCGGACAGCAAGCTGAAGACAAATTATGGCCTGATCGTCTCTGGCGTGGACCGTCCAGATGTCACTGCCGATGAACTGACTCTGAGCGGAGACGCGACAAGTGATGACACGTTCAAGACTGTCGATGCACGCGGCGACCTGAGCTTCAAGGGTGTCAGCATTCCTCCGGCCTACCGGGCAGATCTGCTCTCCAGCCTGCAGCTCGGCGGTCCGTTCGAGGCACACTCGGCAGCGCTTCGGCGCGCGCTTTCCGACGCACTTGTTGATGTCGGCGGGGGCACTGGCTTCAAGCTGACCCTGGAAGACGGCGGCTACTGGTCTGTGGTTTCAACGCGGGCCATGTCGATCAAGAGCGCCGACGGAACCCACCTCGCCATCAACCCCCAAAATGCAAAGCCAGCGCTCAATGTCGCCGATGAAGGGGTCGAGCTCGCCGGACTCGTCACGCTGGATGGACCGCATGTGCCGAAGCTTGTCGTGGACCTCTCACGAGCAAGCCTGGGCAGCGATCTCACCATTGAAACAGGCGGGGTGACGCTGAGCCCATGGACGGCCGGTGGACTCACCCTGTCCAGTGACCTGAACGAGGTCCATTTCGAGCGGGCCGACGGCACGCCCCGGCTGCAGGCCGTTGGGGAGCTTCGCGTGGACGGGAAGCTCTACGGCCAGGACTTCGCGAAAACGCGCGTATTTGGCGGTATCGACGCTGCCGGCGGGTCCAGCTTGCGCGTCCAGACCCTGCGCGAACCATGCCTCGGCTTCGACACGCAAGGTATTCGCACTGGTGCCGACTATGCCATCGAGCCGGTCTCGCTGCAGCTTTGCCCGAGAGATGGCCGCGTGGTTCGCCCCGTGGCGGGTGGTTCTGCCGGCACAATCGACCTTGGAGCCGTGAAACTGCCGTTTCGAGGCGAAAGCACATCGGGCACACTGTCATTGCAACAGGCCGTCCTCGACTGGTCAGCCACCAGCACGGCCCGCCTCGACCTCAAGGGCCAGCAAATGTCGCTGCCGCTGCAGATTGGCGAAAAGACCCTGATCATCAATTCGACCGAACCAGAGATCGCGCTCACGACAACCAGCCCGGTCGCGCTCAATGCGAGCACGGGCGCGTCGACATTCAGCGGCACGCTCGTGCCAGCGGACATCAGCCTCGACCAGCTGACACTGTCGGCGACCCTGCCATCCACCGGGATAGAGGGAGACGCAACGGCGACCGGCGTCGAAGTCCGTGATCGTGGCGAGGATCCCCTGTATCTGCCCCTCAGGGGTGATCTGTCGGCTATTTTCGATAACGGCATCATGCAGCTGTCAGGCCCGATAACGACGCGTCCAGCCGGCCAGAAAATTGCTGACGTCAATCTGGAGCTCGACATCCTTGCGCTGGACGGCACGGCGTCCGTCATTACGCCTGACCTGACCTTCATGCCACGCGGCTTCCAGCCGACAGCGCTCAGTGACCGGGTGCGAGGCTTTCTGTCGAATGCGCGCGGGACGCTGAAGGCCTCAGCCGAATTCGTCATCGCCGCCGGCAGCACTACGGGCACTGGATGGGTGTCTGCGGAAGACTTTGGATTCGATACGTTGCGCCTTGGCGCGGTGAACGATGTCAACGGGCGCATAGAGTTCGACGACATCATGCAGCTGACGACACCGCCAGGGCAGGAAATCCGCATCGGTCAGATCAGTCCCGGTATTCCCCTGCGCGACGGACGCATCCGCTTTCAGCTGAATGAAGGGCTTGAAGCCACGATTGAAGATGCCCGCTGGCCTTTCGCAGGCGGCGAAATCTTTACCGGCGGGTCCAGCTGGACGATCGCCGGGACGCGGGACGTCATAGAAATCACCGCGAGCGCGCTCGAACTGGCCCAGATCGTCAGCATCTTCGATCTGCCGGATGTGAAAGCACAAGGCACGGTCACCGGCAGCTTCCCGGTCGAGATTATCGGCCCGAACACATTCATCAGGAACGCCACCCTCACAGCAGACAGTGAAGGCGGGACGATCGCCTATACCGGCGATGTGGGCGATGCGGCGGCGGCAGCCGATGAGAGGGTCAGCATGGCTTTTGACGCGCTCAAGGACTTTCGGTTTTCGGTGCTTGAGATCGGCGCTGACGGAAATCTCAGCGGCGACATCCTCATCACCATGCGCCTTGTCGGGAAATCTCCGGAAGTGCTGGATGGGGCGCCGTTCGCGTTTAACATCGGCATCGATTCCAAGCTGATGCAGCTGATCCGTACCGGGCGCAGCATTACATCCAGTGACTGGCTTGCGGATGTCGCCGCTGAATCGGTCAAGAATTCCAACACTGCCGACACCGGCTCCGCCGCGCCTGAACAATAG
- a CDS encoding CheR family methyltransferase codes for MDDSIYREIATLALNGSGQYIPPTKSYLIETRLGPILRREQFAGVEDLLACIQARPSSPFGAEMVAALTGKTTQFFRERAAFERIVSHVLPMMAPSAPDGKLRIWCAGGGSGQEAYSLAMLLEESDNEALKDLQIEILTTDISEKMSVLARAGKFGHFDVQKGLSIHRLLANFSRLDTGEWQVSQTLANRVGVRTHNILQDCSGLGQFDVIVCCNVISGMGAQMRAKALVNLGRQLTDSGVLVLAKSETATGLVTGLEPSRDLRGAYSRDVTPNALTAAA; via the coding sequence ATGGACGACTCGATCTACCGCGAAATTGCGACGCTGGCGCTGAATGGCTCCGGTCAGTATATTCCGCCAACGAAGTCGTACCTCATCGAAACGCGCCTTGGCCCGATCCTCCGCCGCGAGCAGTTTGCGGGCGTGGAAGACTTGCTGGCCTGTATTCAGGCCCGGCCAAGCAGCCCATTTGGCGCAGAAATGGTCGCCGCGCTGACCGGCAAGACGACTCAATTCTTCCGTGAGCGCGCCGCTTTTGAGCGTATTGTCAGCCACGTCCTGCCAATGATGGCGCCCTCCGCGCCCGATGGAAAACTGCGGATTTGGTGCGCAGGCGGCGGGAGCGGCCAGGAAGCCTATTCTCTCGCCATGCTTCTGGAAGAGTCCGACAATGAGGCCCTGAAAGACCTTCAGATCGAAATTCTGACCACCGACATCAGCGAGAAAATGTCTGTCCTCGCCCGCGCCGGGAAATTCGGTCATTTCGACGTGCAGAAGGGCCTTTCGATCCATCGCCTGCTCGCCAATTTCTCAAGGCTTGATACGGGCGAATGGCAGGTCTCCCAGACGCTCGCCAATCGGGTCGGCGTCCGCACCCACAATATTCTCCAGGATTGCAGCGGTCTTGGTCAGTTTGACGTGATTGTCTGCTGCAATGTGATCAGCGGTATGGGCGCACAGATGCGGGCCAAAGCCCTGGTCAACCTTGGCCGCCAGCTGACCGATAGCGGCGTGCTGGTGCTGGCGAAGAGCGAGACCGCAACCGGCCTGGTGACAGGGCTCGAACCGTCTCGCGACCTTCGCGGGGCCTACAGTCGAGACGTCACGCCGAACGCCCTGACGGCCGCCGCCTGA
- a CDS encoding YdbL family protein, with protein MTRFFKLLSAVALMTVATITMAAPAQAADPQIETAKEQGVVGERIDGYLGIVDGGADASLIRRVQDINNKRRAAYDDLANQTGTTPEQVARVTGEKLVAGAASGEFVMDDSGAWTQK; from the coding sequence ATGACCCGTTTCTTCAAACTTCTTTCAGCCGTCGCGCTCATGACCGTCGCCACTATCACGATGGCCGCCCCTGCCCAGGCGGCGGATCCTCAAATCGAGACCGCCAAGGAACAAGGTGTCGTCGGCGAACGTATCGATGGCTATCTAGGCATCGTCGACGGTGGCGCAGACGCGTCGCTGATCCGCCGCGTGCAGGACATCAACAATAAGCGCCGGGCCGCTTATGACGATCTCGCCAACCAGACCGGCACAACGCCCGAGCAAGTCGCCCGCGTAACCGGCGAGAAGCTTGTTGCTGGCGCCGCATCCGGTGAGTTTGTCATGGACGACAGTGGGGCCTGGACACAGAAATAA
- the rimM gene encoding ribosome maturation factor RimM (Essential for efficient processing of 16S rRNA): MSSQPVSDRLIVVGVLAGAHGVRGDVRVKSFTDIPDDLFELGPLLSEGGDTLLEPAKVKTASDHFIVTAKQPRQKEEWDALKGAKLCVHRSALPPPDDDEFYVEDLVALKAMDMHGQPVGTIKSVQNFGAGDLLEVAPDKGPAYFVPFSLKEVPEVHFDGGYVIIRDAETWADQSDPRKNDENA, from the coding sequence ATGTCCAGCCAGCCCGTCTCTGACAGACTTATCGTTGTGGGCGTCCTTGCGGGCGCTCATGGCGTGCGCGGTGATGTCCGGGTGAAGAGTTTTACCGATATCCCGGACGACCTGTTCGAACTCGGTCCACTCTTGTCCGAAGGCGGCGACACGCTTCTGGAGCCGGCAAAGGTGAAGACCGCCTCCGACCATTTCATCGTCACTGCAAAACAGCCGCGGCAGAAAGAAGAATGGGACGCACTCAAAGGCGCAAAACTCTGTGTGCACCGAAGCGCGCTACCGCCGCCCGACGATGATGAATTCTATGTCGAAGACCTGGTCGCCCTGAAAGCGATGGACATGCACGGCCAGCCGGTCGGCACCATCAAGTCTGTCCAGAATTTTGGTGCGGGTGACCTGCTCGAGGTCGCGCCAGACAAAGGCCCGGCCTATTTCGTCCCATTTTCCCTGAAGGAAGTGCCCGAAGTCCACTTTGATGGGGGCTATGTCATTATCCGGGATGCAGAGACCTGGGCCGACCAGTCCGATCCGCGCAAGAATGACGAAAACGCCTAG
- a CDS encoding glycosyltransferase yields the protein MSTPRYFLAYCDKLFTPSESFIPRGYSAFSKLKPLYIGHELKGPVPEGAEVIELGPLHGPGGEAAFKQLERVSPKLEEALKAYEPVALHASFGKSGAYALPIAKKLGLPLAVTYYGGDATKTTNTKNSFIRVYNRRRAKLWKEAELILPCSNFIREELLSKGAPEDKMVVHHNTADPARFEPGEKKDLMVFAGRWTEKKGIDTLIAALARLGEELEGWTVRLIGDGDLKDGLVADLEAAGVEVELPGWVPADDMPKHWAEARIAVVPSKRAKSGDAEGLPLVCIEAMLSGCALAATRHAGITECVKDGETGYLVDEGDEAALADRLARMLTDKARTAAMGEAGREFAMTDFNLQNQSRKLETYLLDLAEKAETI from the coding sequence ATGAGCACCCCGCGATACTTCCTCGCCTATTGCGACAAGCTGTTTACACCATCGGAGAGCTTTATTCCGCGCGGCTATTCTGCCTTCAGCAAACTGAAGCCGCTCTATATTGGCCATGAGCTGAAAGGGCCGGTGCCTGAGGGCGCTGAGGTCATCGAACTTGGCCCGCTTCATGGACCAGGCGGAGAGGCCGCTTTCAAACAGCTGGAGCGTGTGTCCCCAAAGCTGGAAGAGGCGCTGAAAGCCTATGAGCCGGTGGCGCTGCATGCGAGTTTTGGCAAGTCCGGCGCTTACGCCCTGCCCATTGCGAAGAAGCTGGGCCTGCCGCTGGCGGTTACCTATTATGGCGGCGACGCGACAAAGACGACCAATACCAAGAACAGCTTCATCCGGGTCTATAATCGCCGGCGTGCAAAGCTCTGGAAAGAAGCCGAGCTGATCCTGCCATGCTCGAATTTCATCCGGGAGGAATTGCTGTCTAAAGGCGCGCCCGAAGACAAGATGGTGGTGCACCACAATACCGCTGACCCGGCCCGATTCGAGCCCGGCGAGAAAAAGGATCTGATGGTCTTCGCAGGTCGCTGGACCGAGAAGAAAGGGATCGACACGCTGATCGCGGCGCTCGCCCGGCTGGGTGAGGAACTGGAAGGCTGGACGGTGCGTCTGATCGGTGATGGCGACCTTAAAGATGGCCTCGTCGCAGACCTTGAAGCCGCCGGTGTGGAGGTCGAACTGCCAGGCTGGGTGCCGGCCGATGATATGCCCAAACACTGGGCCGAGGCGCGGATTGCGGTGGTGCCTTCGAAACGCGCCAAGTCTGGCGATGCCGAAGGACTACCGCTGGTCTGTATTGAAGCCATGCTGTCAGGCTGCGCGCTGGCGGCGACGCGCCACGCAGGCATCACAGAATGCGTGAAGGATGGGGAGACCGGCTACCTGGTCGACGAGGGCGATGAGGCGGCTCTGGCCGACCGTCTGGCCCGTATGCTGACCGACAAGGCGCGGACCGCCGCGATGGGAGAGGCTGGACGAGAGTTCGCGATGACGGACTTCAACCTGCAGAACCAGAGCCGCAAGCTTGAAACCTATCTTCTTGACCTCGCGGAAAAGGCGGAAACGATCTAG
- a CDS encoding beta/gamma crystallin-related protein has translation MKPLKTLGLSLALTTTLALPALADHPRYGNRGGEAIIYSNSNFTGRSLRVTGPIPRLADYRFNDKASSIRVTGGAWEVCVDANYRGRCEVVEFHEGRLNEVRLNNKITSIRPVNYGYRSRNDRYDRHDRYGRDNDYNRGNRYGYGARYNAPLVLYQDPNFRGNALPINGAVPSLGQLRFNDKTSSIAIQSGAWEVCTDGNFRGRCEIVTGSMNELGYVRLNDKISSIRPAGRGYGYDRDRGRRW, from the coding sequence ATGAAACCGCTCAAGACATTGGGACTCAGTCTCGCCCTCACCACCACGCTTGCTCTGCCCGCCCTGGCCGACCACCCTCGCTACGGCAATCGCGGCGGCGAAGCGATCATTTACTCAAACTCGAATTTCACGGGGCGTTCGCTCCGCGTCACAGGCCCTATTCCACGTCTCGCGGACTATCGCTTTAACGACAAGGCCTCATCCATCCGCGTCACTGGCGGCGCCTGGGAAGTCTGCGTCGATGCCAATTACAGAGGACGCTGCGAAGTGGTCGAATTTCACGAAGGCCGCCTCAACGAGGTCCGTCTGAACAACAAGATCACCTCGATCCGCCCTGTGAATTACGGCTATCGCAGCCGCAATGACCGCTACGACCGTCACGACAGATATGGCCGCGACAATGACTACAATCGCGGTAATCGCTACGGGTATGGCGCGCGTTACAATGCGCCGCTCGTGCTTTACCAGGATCCGAATTTTCGCGGCAACGCTCTGCCCATCAATGGCGCCGTGCCAAGCCTCGGCCAGTTGCGCTTCAACGACAAAACTTCGTCCATCGCCATTCAGAGCGGCGCCTGGGAAGTCTGCACGGACGGCAATTTCCGTGGTCGCTGTGAGATTGTCACCGGCTCGATGAACGAACTGGGATATGTCCGTCTGAACGACAAGATTTCGTCCATCCGGCCCGCAGGACGCGGCTATGGATATGATCGCGATCGTGGCCGGCGCTGGTAG
- a CDS encoding glutathione S-transferase family protein, whose product MTAYRLFGAETSPYSAKVRSFLKYKGVDFEWIGRSSATEEEFQSFAKVPTVPLLVSPNRAPNQDSTDILSLVENDISDPSCVPDDPACAVLALILEDYADEWLNKAMFLYRWGAKPDREEAADRTMDQLFSGKLPRAKKKTRDQIVKRMRERLPLVGVEKKNEKSLKTSAERFITLLNAHLENNLFIFGGRPSVADFALAGQLSQMLLDPTPGEYLRKSAPFVTAWCEFMDAPKAGAPFKTLEELEPTLLPLFADEVAQTYLPWADANLDANQSKNDRMSVKIEKKAFEQVTQRYAATSFKSVQKAVRRLSDNETLSAFLDKAGASAFFDKGNKK is encoded by the coding sequence ATGACCGCCTACCGTTTGTTCGGCGCCGAAACTTCACCTTATTCAGCAAAAGTGCGCTCATTCCTGAAATATAAGGGTGTCGACTTTGAATGGATCGGGCGCTCATCAGCGACCGAAGAAGAATTCCAGTCCTTCGCCAAGGTCCCGACCGTGCCGCTCCTGGTGTCGCCCAACCGCGCGCCGAACCAGGACTCCACTGACATTCTTTCACTGGTTGAGAATGATATCTCCGACCCGTCCTGCGTGCCGGACGACCCGGCCTGCGCTGTGCTTGCCCTCATCCTCGAAGACTACGCCGATGAGTGGCTCAACAAGGCGATGTTTCTCTATCGCTGGGGCGCCAAGCCTGACCGTGAAGAAGCCGCCGACCGCACCATGGACCAGCTTTTCTCCGGCAAGCTGCCGCGCGCAAAGAAAAAGACCCGCGACCAGATCGTGAAACGCATGCGCGAGCGCCTGCCTCTGGTTGGCGTCGAAAAGAAGAATGAAAAGTCTCTCAAGACATCGGCGGAGCGGTTCATCACGCTGCTCAATGCCCATCTGGAGAATAATCTCTTCATTTTTGGCGGACGCCCATCAGTGGCCGATTTCGCGCTGGCCGGTCAGCTGTCACAAATGCTGCTTGACCCGACGCCCGGCGAATATTTGCGCAAGAGCGCGCCTTTCGTGACCGCATGGTGTGAGTTCATGGACGCCCCGAAAGCGGGTGCGCCCTTCAAGACGCTCGAAGAATTGGAGCCGACCCTTCTTCCGCTTTTCGCCGATGAAGTGGCCCAGACCTATCTGCCATGGGCAGACGCCAATCTCGATGCCAACCAGTCGAAGAATGACCGCATGAGCGTGAAAATCGAGAAAAAAGCGTTCGAGCAGGTCACTCAGCGCTATGCCGCGACGTCGTTCAAATCTGTCCAGAAAGCCGTCCGGCGTCTCAGCGACAATGAAACCCTGTCCGCCTTCCTGGACAAGGCGGGGGCATCAGCCTTCTTCGACAAAGGCAACAAGAAATAG
- a CDS encoding histidine phosphotransferase family protein: MQANIDPAHLSAYIASRICHDLVSSVSSITNALDFMNEPQDSDMRLQAEKLLHDGADSAASKLKFLRYAFGSAGLSKGAADIHEAKQITERFVASHNYQPTLNWDIETQHLSFSHARLVMNMVMLAVDCLPRGGTINVKVRNQTDGLGISVAASGDRCKLREDTADAVSGKEPQDGWSARTVQPLFTRIIAEGLGGDLRAEPRDGGEIALVSTGLSAEG, encoded by the coding sequence ATGCAAGCCAATATCGATCCGGCGCATCTTTCCGCTTACATCGCATCGCGCATCTGTCACGATCTGGTGTCGTCCGTATCCTCCATCACCAACGCGCTCGACTTCATGAACGAGCCACAGGACTCAGACATGCGGCTCCAGGCTGAAAAGCTTCTGCATGACGGTGCAGACAGCGCGGCGTCCAAGCTGAAATTTCTGAGATATGCGTTTGGCTCAGCCGGTCTCTCCAAAGGCGCAGCCGACATTCACGAAGCCAAACAGATCACCGAGCGCTTCGTTGCCAGCCACAACTATCAACCGACGTTGAACTGGGACATCGAAACCCAGCACCTCAGCTTTTCGCATGCCCGCCTCGTCATGAACATGGTGATGCTGGCCGTTGACTGTTTGCCGCGCGGCGGAACCATCAATGTGAAGGTTCGCAACCAGACGGACGGGTTGGGGATCAGCGTGGCAGCCTCTGGTGACCGCTGCAAACTTCGCGAAGACACGGCCGACGCTGTATCCGGCAAGGAGCCGCAGGACGGTTGGTCGGCCCGGACCGTGCAGCCTCTGTTTACCCGCATCATTGCCGAGGGCCTTGGCGGCGACCTGCGCGCAGAACCGCGGGACGGCGGAGAGATCGCGCTCGTTTCAACAGGCCTCAGCGCCGAAGGCTGA
- a CDS encoding response regulator — translation MKSCLIVDDSRVVRKVAGRIVQDLQFNVTEAGDGSDALSSCRDNMPDAILLDWNMPVMNGLDFLRALRREPGGSKPVVVFCSTENDAEHIGEAMRSGANEFIMKPFDADIIHSKFAEVGLV, via the coding sequence ATGAAGTCTTGTTTGATTGTTGACGATTCTCGTGTGGTCCGCAAAGTCGCCGGCCGCATTGTCCAGGACCTTCAGTTTAACGTGACTGAAGCCGGGGACGGCTCAGATGCGCTCAGCTCCTGCCGCGATAACATGCCGGATGCCATCCTGCTGGATTGGAACATGCCGGTCATGAACGGCCTCGATTTTCTGAGAGCGCTGCGCCGCGAACCAGGCGGCTCAAAGCCGGTTGTTGTGTTCTGTTCAACCGAGAACGACGCCGAGCATATTGGTGAAGCGATGCGCTCCGGCGCCAATGAGTTCATCATGAAGCCTTTCGACGCAGATATCATCCACAGCAAATTTGCAGAGGTCGGCCTCGTTTAA
- a CDS encoding M23 family metallopeptidase, with protein sequence MNIQLSRGMTSVALLGVASAAVSLSTFYFIGQARKAEAQPVVQISLAVPLATTLLSADDMDAASAVSTRDGTLKSRETLTELVQNLGATPAEASRALRAVYEAELIDPRRVRPGLEIKANFAGPDHAELTSLSFSNEAGKQILSKRLSDGEFMPVVLSAQTKPVARRISATIDTSIYEAALKQGAHDQQVVDFARIFGYDLDFQRDIHPGDSFEMVYEEMVDERGNRVRSGEVVYAAINGKALNKGYYQFTPSDDGVMDYFDANGEAATKFLMKTPINGARLSSNFGYRRHPISGYNKLHKGTDFAAPSGTPVYAAGHGTIERANRYGGYGNYVRIKHANGYSTAYAHLSRFGKFRSGQRVRQGDIIGYVGSTGASTGPHLHYEVLVRGKQVNAMTLDLPTGRKLADTPDIMEAFIQRREDIDRLGADEAGVTLVSAEEAFPADAAAAPPAP encoded by the coding sequence TTGAATATTCAGCTATCGCGCGGCATGACCAGCGTTGCCCTTCTTGGGGTTGCATCTGCTGCCGTCAGTCTTTCGACATTTTATTTCATCGGCCAGGCCCGTAAGGCCGAAGCCCAACCGGTCGTTCAGATCAGCCTTGCTGTGCCGCTGGCGACCACGCTGCTGTCTGCCGACGATATGGACGCCGCGTCCGCCGTCTCGACCCGTGATGGCACTCTGAAATCCCGCGAAACGCTGACCGAGCTGGTTCAGAACCTCGGAGCAACGCCCGCTGAGGCCAGCCGCGCCCTTCGCGCCGTCTATGAGGCTGAGCTGATCGATCCGCGCCGCGTCCGCCCTGGTCTTGAGATCAAGGCGAATTTTGCGGGTCCGGATCATGCGGAACTGACGTCCCTTTCGTTTTCGAATGAAGCCGGCAAGCAAATCCTTTCCAAACGCCTGTCGGATGGCGAATTCATGCCGGTTGTGCTGAGCGCGCAGACCAAACCGGTCGCCCGGCGCATCTCGGCCACCATCGATACCAGCATCTATGAAGCCGCCCTCAAGCAGGGCGCGCATGATCAGCAAGTTGTCGATTTCGCTCGCATCTTTGGCTATGACCTCGACTTCCAGCGCGATATCCACCCGGGCGATTCCTTCGAGATGGTCTATGAGGAAATGGTCGATGAGCGCGGCAATCGCGTCCGTTCCGGCGAGGTGGTCTACGCCGCGATCAATGGCAAGGCGCTGAACAAAGGCTATTACCAATTCACGCCGTCCGATGATGGCGTGATGGATTATTTCGACGCGAACGGCGAAGCGGCGACCAAATTCCTTATGAAGACACCGATCAATGGGGCGCGTCTCTCTTCCAATTTCGGTTATCGCCGTCATCCGATTTCCGGCTACAACAAGCTCCACAAGGGCACCGACTTTGCCGCACCGTCCGGCACGCCGGTCTACGCGGCCGGCCACGGCACGATCGAACGGGCCAATCGCTATGGCGGATACGGCAATTATGTTCGCATCAAGCATGCGAATGGCTATTCGACGGCTTATGCACACCTGTCCCGCTTCGGAAAGTTCCGCTCGGGTCAGCGCGTCCGCCAGGGCGATATTATCGGCTATGTCGGCTCAACCGGAGCCTCGACCGGTCCTCACCTGCATTACGAAGTGCTGGTGCGCGGCAAGCAGGTCAATGCGATGACGCTCGACCTTCCGACCGGACGCAAGCTTGCCGACACGCCTGATATCATGGAGGCCTTCATCCAGCGCCGCGAAGACATTGATCGTCTCGGCGCCGATGAGGCTGGCGTGACGCTTGTTTCCGCCGAGGAGGCTTTTCCAGCTGATGCGGCAGCCGCGCCGCCAGCCCCGTAA
- a CDS encoding YnbE family lipoprotein, protein MTRPLLLSAALIASLAACSPTVKLQAPTEPITINLNVKIDQEVRIKLDKEVEDLIASNPDIF, encoded by the coding sequence GTGACCCGACCCCTCCTCCTGTCTGCGGCATTGATCGCATCACTGGCCGCGTGCTCGCCAACGGTGAAGCTGCAAGCGCCAACAGAACCCATCACGATCAATCTCAATGTAAAGATCGATCAGGAAGTGCGGATCAAGCTCGACAAGGAAGTCGAAGATCTGATCGCCAGCAATCCTGATATCTTCTAG